Proteins encoded by one window of Lathyrus oleraceus cultivar Zhongwan6 chromosome 1, CAAS_Psat_ZW6_1.0, whole genome shotgun sequence:
- the LOC127126114 gene encoding NAC domain-containing protein 87, which yields MEELPIDLPPGFRFHPNDDEIITSYLINKVLNINFSAIAIGEVDLNKCEPWDLPKKAKMGEKDWYFFSERDRKYPTGRRTNRATELGYWKATGKDKEIYKGKSKQLVGMKKTLVFYKGRAPKGVKTNWVMHEFRLDGKLATCNLPKDAKDEWVVSRIFNKNNNEVKKTSSVSNLLRINSIGDDLLDFSSLPSLMDDTPFEMNNIIDHDHDHHHDFKETNSSTNGYYFPSYLINNEINLTNQDNLNIPKTPLKHNMLSNDSYMNHQWNKECKMELLSTNNSLLSVSQDTCLSNEMNNDISSVVSKQETMGRNETLYEDFEYLMNGY from the exons ATGGAAGAACTACCTATTGATTTACCTCCTGGTTTTAGATTCCACCCTAATGATGATGAAATAATCACTTCTTATTTGATCAACAAAGTTTTGAATATAAACTTTAGTGCAATTGCAATTGGGGAAGTTGATTTGAACAAGTGTGAGCCATGGGATTTACCTA AGAAAGCAAAGATGGGAGAGAAAGATTGGTATTTCTTTAGTGAAAGAGATAGAAAGTATCCAACAGGGAGAAGAACAAATAGAGCAACTGAGTTAGGTTATTGGAAAGCTACTGGAAAAGATAAAGAAATCTATAAAGGGAAAAGTAAACAACTTGTTGGAATGAAGAAAACTCTTGTGTTCTATAAAGGTAGAGCTCCAAAGGGAGTGAAAACTAATTGGGTTATGCATGAGTTTAGATTGGATGGAAAATTAGCAACTTGTAATCTTCCTAAGGATGCTAAG GATGAATGGGTTGTGTCAAGAATCTTCAACAAGAACAACAATGAAGTAAAAAAAACATCATCAGTTTCCAATCTTTTGAGGATAAACTCAATAGGTGATGATTTATTGGATTTTTCCTCACTTCCATCTCTCATGGATGATACTCCTTTTGAAATGAACAACATCATTGATCATGATCATgatcatcatcatgatttcaaAGAAACCAATTCTTCAACAAATGGTTACTATTTTCCAAGCTACTTAATCAACAATGAAATCAATCTAACTAACCAAGATAATTTGAATATTCCAAAAACACCCTTGAAACATAACATGTTATCGAATGATTCTTATATGAATCATCAATGGAACAAAGAGTGCAAGATGGAACTATTGTCTACCAACAATTCTTTGTTAAGTGTTTCACAAGACACATGTTTGAGTAATGAAATGAATAATGACATATCTTCTGTGGTCTCAAAGCAAGAAACTATGGGAAGGAATGAAACTTTGTATGAAGATTTTGAATATTTGATGAATGGCTATTGA